In Armatimonadota bacterium, the sequence CGAGATGGAGCACCCCGTGGATCGCGAGCAGCGCCATCTCGCGGTCGCAGGTAATGTGCCGGGCGCGGGCTTGGCGCTGCGCCGCCGGCGCCGAGATCACGATGTCGCCGAGCAGGTGCGGTCCGGGCTCGTCCGGGCACTGCTGCTGCGGAAACGCCAGCACATCAGTGGTGGCGTCCAGCCGGCGATAGTCGCGATTGAGTTGGCGCATCTCCTGGTCGTCGGTGACGAGTACGCTCACCTCGACCGCGGACGGCAACCCCTCGGCGACGAGCGCCGCCCGCGCCGCCCGCCGCAGCAGGTCCCTATTGACGCCGCGGACGCGGCGAATCTTGATGAGGATGGCCACTTGTGCGGCGCGCTCCCGCCTCCGCCAGTTGGGGATATTCCACGCGCGTATGGAAGATGATGCCCTTGAGCAGGCGCAGGAACGCGTCGGTGATCGCGCTCAGATCGCGCAGGGTCAGCGGGCATTCGTCGAGCTGGCCGTCCTCCAGGCGTTCGCGCGCGATCTGGCGCACCACCGTCTCCACCCGCGCCGGGGTCTTGTCGGGCAGGCTCCACACCGCGGCGAAGGTGGCGTCAGCCAGCATCACCAGCGCCGCCTCCCTGGTGGCGGGCTTGGGGCCGGGGTAGCGGAAGCTGTCCTCCGGCAGCCGCTGACCATGGGAATCGGAGCACGCCTGGTGGTAGAAGAAGCTGACCAGCGTGGTGCCGTGGTGCTGGGCCATGATGTCGCGCACCACCCGCGGCAGCCGGTACTGGCGAGCGAGCTCGACCCCGTCCTTGACGTGCGAGGTTATGACCAGGCTGGACAGGGAGGGGGACAGCTGCTCGTGGACATTGCCGATGCCCAGCAGCGCCTGGTTCTCGGTGAACAGATAGGGGCGGCGCAGCTTGCCCAAATCGTGGTAGTAGGAGCCGACGCGGGCCAGCAGGCCGTCGGCGCCGATCGCCTCGGCTCCCGCCTCGGCCAGGTTGGCGACCAGGAAGCTGTCCACGTAGCTTCCGGGCGCCTCGTTGAGCATGCGCCGGCGCAAGGGCTCGTTGGGATTGGACAGCTCGAGCAGACGCATGTAGGTGGCGATGTCGAATGGTCGCTGGAGCAGGAAGATCCCGCCCACCGCGAGCGCCGGCGCGCCCAAGCCATAAAACAGGCCGTGCCACGCCTGGCTGACTACCTGTTCGCCGCCCGTGGTCTCGCTGACCAGCAGCACCAACGCCAGGTTGACCGTCCCCAGCAGCGCGCTCGCCCCGACCAACCGTGAGGGCGGCCAGATGTGACGCACCAGCAGCACCCCCGTCAGGCTGCTGCCGAAGGTGAGCACGGTGAGCGCCAACTGCCCCTGCGCCATCACCCCTACCAGCAGGCTCGCCACCACCGCCA encodes:
- the ybeY gene encoding rRNA maturation RNase YbeY, whose product is MAILIKIRRVRGVNRDLLRRAARAALVAEGLPSAVEVSVLVTDDQEMRQLNRDYRRLDATTDVLAFPQQQCPDEPGPHLLGDIVISAPAAQRQARARHITCDREMALLAIHGVLHLAGWRDDTDDERRRMLGRGRDIWRSAAPRGPSGDPARRAAQGRGEP
- a CDS encoding HDIG domain-containing protein, with translation AVVASLLVGVMAQGQLALTVLTFGSSLTGVLLVRHIWPPSRLVGASALLGTVNLALVLLVSETTGGEQVVSQAWHGLFYGLGAPALAVGGIFLLQRPFDIATYMRLLELSNPNEPLRRRMLNEAPGSYVDSFLVANLAEAGAEAIGADGLLARVGSYYHDLGKLRRPYLFTENQALLGIGNVHEQLSPSLSSLVITSHVKDGVELARQYRLPRVVRDIMAQHHGTTLVSFFYHQACSDSHGQRLPEDSFRYPGPKPATREAALVMLADATFAAVWSLPDKTPARVETVVRQIARERLEDGQLDECPLTLRDLSAITDAFLRLLKGIIFHTRVEYPQLAEAGARRTSGHPHQDSPRPRRQ